The proteins below are encoded in one region of Pseudonocardia sp. DSM 110487:
- a CDS encoding family 2 encapsulin nanocompartment cargo protein terpene cyclase: MRAAPHLAAPSDVDDLSALAAAVLADTANAPPPDLSQLVDGANPRRAASTVRRFASGVGTSALRFPAQATGEVPALGGGTTGRIPGGPAGLGTSGWRVAPSPSPGPSSSADDDAMPELFCPGAVRDNPALGKEVDERLLEWAEEVGIYPGNLDRLRAAGFGRLIMLAHPGTDDPDRLLAAAKCVVAEWAADDYYVDEVELGADPRIVGSRLAKLHAVVDPAQLPAKYAPQLDEYREAEPIATAFRSAMEHLARYTSAAQMGRFQHQMAILYVAWNQEADWHSNGRVPPVWEYLVQRHLNSYLPPMILIDVVSGYELSAHEFYHPRVRRAITLAGDANVLINDLYSGANESDTDFNLPSVLVAEEGLTRREAIKRTVEIHNELMHEFVAEAAALSVAGSPALRRFLAETWAWMGGSREWHATTRRYHEGGSE; the protein is encoded by the coding sequence ATGCGTGCGGCACCACACCTGGCCGCTCCGTCCGATGTGGACGATCTCAGCGCACTGGCCGCCGCCGTGCTCGCCGACACGGCGAACGCGCCACCGCCGGACCTGTCGCAGCTCGTCGACGGCGCGAACCCGCGTCGGGCCGCGTCCACCGTGCGCCGGTTCGCCAGCGGCGTCGGGACGTCGGCGTTGCGGTTCCCGGCGCAAGCCACGGGCGAGGTCCCGGCGCTCGGCGGGGGTACGACGGGCCGCATTCCCGGTGGTCCGGCCGGCCTCGGCACCTCGGGATGGCGCGTCGCCCCGAGCCCGTCCCCGGGCCCGTCCTCGAGCGCGGACGACGACGCGATGCCGGAGCTGTTCTGCCCCGGCGCGGTGCGCGACAACCCGGCGCTGGGGAAGGAGGTCGACGAGCGGTTGCTCGAGTGGGCGGAGGAGGTGGGCATCTACCCCGGGAACCTCGACCGCCTCCGGGCCGCCGGTTTCGGGCGCCTGATCATGCTCGCCCACCCAGGCACCGACGATCCGGACCGGTTGCTCGCCGCCGCCAAGTGCGTGGTGGCGGAGTGGGCGGCCGACGACTACTACGTCGACGAGGTGGAGCTGGGGGCCGACCCGCGGATCGTCGGGTCCCGGCTGGCGAAGCTGCACGCCGTGGTCGATCCGGCCCAGCTCCCGGCGAAGTACGCGCCTCAGCTGGACGAGTATCGGGAGGCCGAACCGATCGCCACGGCCTTCCGCAGCGCGATGGAGCACCTGGCGCGCTACACGTCGGCGGCGCAGATGGGCCGGTTCCAGCACCAGATGGCCATCCTCTACGTGGCGTGGAACCAGGAGGCCGACTGGCACAGCAACGGCCGGGTGCCGCCGGTGTGGGAGTACCTCGTGCAGCGCCACCTCAACAGCTACCTGCCGCCGATGATCCTCATCGACGTCGTCAGCGGCTACGAGCTGTCGGCACACGAGTTCTACCACCCGCGGGTGCGCCGGGCGATCACGCTGGCAGGCGACGCGAACGTGCTGATCAACGACCTGTACTCGGGCGCGAACGAGTCGGACACCGACTTCAACCTCCCGAGCGTGCTCGTCGCGGAGGAGGGCCTTACCCGCAGGGAGGCGATCAAGCGCACCGTCGAGATCCACAACGAGTTGATGCACGAGTTCGTGGCGGAGGCCGCCGCCCTCAGCGTGGCCGGCTCGCCGGCGCTGCGGCGCTTCCTCGCCGAGACATGGGCCTGGATGGGCGGCAGTCGCGAATGGCACGCCACCACGCGCCGCTACCACGAAGGAGGATCGGAATGA
- a CDS encoding FAD-binding oxidoreductase → MKAIENVNGPVFRPGDAGFDEQLAGYQVAHPHRPDLVVGAENADDVQAAVRYGADHGLPVAVETSGHGRAAPLPGGVLISTRRMDGVRIEPGTRMARVEAGTRWARVVAAAAEHGLVPPSGSSPEAGVVGYTLGGGIGALARELGWASDRVRRIDLATADGRLRHVTADTDPELFRVLRGAGHGLGVVTAMEIELAPGGQIYGGALSVAGEHVRDLLAAYRGWTSDLPDGLTSSIGALPYPDVPMVPDHLRGRYVAQVRIAWTGSAADGERLVAPLRAAVRMTGTLGELPYTRAAEIFNEPDQSHPYTGTNAMLRELDPAVLDAALDITGPNAPVMCVLGLRHMGGALARPPAVPDAVAHRDAPYLLQVLSLVDGTEVPTRLHRELMDAVAPWTAGRTPNFRFGEQAARDWPIEVPGRAELVAELDPKGLYW, encoded by the coding sequence ATGAAGGCGATCGAGAACGTGAACGGTCCGGTGTTCCGGCCCGGGGACGCCGGGTTCGACGAGCAGCTCGCCGGGTACCAGGTGGCGCACCCGCACCGGCCGGACCTCGTCGTCGGCGCGGAGAACGCGGACGACGTCCAGGCCGCGGTGCGGTACGGCGCCGACCACGGGTTGCCGGTGGCGGTGGAGACCAGCGGCCACGGCCGCGCGGCGCCGCTCCCGGGCGGTGTGCTGATCAGCACCCGGCGGATGGACGGTGTCCGGATCGAACCCGGGACCCGCATGGCACGGGTCGAGGCGGGCACGCGCTGGGCGCGGGTGGTCGCCGCTGCGGCCGAGCACGGGCTGGTGCCGCCCAGTGGGTCGTCGCCGGAGGCAGGCGTGGTCGGGTACACGCTCGGCGGTGGCATCGGCGCGCTGGCCAGGGAGCTGGGCTGGGCGAGCGACCGGGTGCGCCGCATCGACCTCGCCACCGCCGACGGCCGGCTGCGCCACGTCACCGCCGACACGGACCCGGAGCTCTTCCGCGTGCTGCGCGGGGCGGGGCACGGCCTCGGCGTCGTGACGGCAATGGAGATCGAGCTCGCGCCGGGCGGCCAGATCTACGGTGGCGCGCTGTCCGTCGCGGGCGAGCACGTGCGTGACCTGCTCGCCGCGTACCGGGGGTGGACGTCCGACCTGCCCGACGGACTCACCTCGTCGATCGGGGCGCTGCCCTACCCCGACGTGCCGATGGTGCCGGATCACCTGCGCGGCCGGTACGTCGCGCAGGTCCGGATCGCATGGACCGGCTCGGCCGCGGATGGGGAGCGGCTGGTCGCGCCCCTGCGCGCGGCCGTGCGGATGACCGGCACGCTCGGCGAGCTGCCGTACACCCGGGCCGCGGAGATCTTCAACGAGCCGGACCAGTCGCACCCCTACACCGGCACCAACGCGATGCTGCGCGAGCTCGACCCCGCCGTGCTGGACGCCGCGCTCGACATCACCGGGCCCAACGCCCCGGTCATGTGCGTCCTGGGACTGCGGCACATGGGCGGCGCGCTGGCCCGCCCGCCCGCCGTCCCGGATGCTGTGGCCCACCGCGACGCGCCCTACCTGCTGCAGGTGCTCTCGCTGGTCGACGGCACAGAAGTTCCCACCCGCCTGCACCGCGAGCTGATGGACGCGGTAGCCCCGTGGACGGCGGGCCGCACCCCGAACTTCCGCTTCGGAGAGCAGGCGGCGCGCGACTGGCCGATCGAGGTGCCCGGCCGCGCGGAGCTAGTGGCGGAGCTGGACCCGAAGGGCCTGTACTGGTAG
- the ispH gene encoding 4-hydroxy-3-methylbut-2-enyl diphosphate reductase: MNPVLVADELLRNGEAAIDCPAGDLIVGELRRRGVATFRGPIRLDVAPDERVLAAVVPGTGSGLGVATAYGDDEGWLAAWSVSASWLSVAGARTVLLPSPRSFCAGVERAIEVVERVLEQRGIPVYVRRQIVHNTHVVADLEARGAVFVDELDTVPDGASVVFSAHGVAPAVRDEAARRGLDVIDATCPLVAKVHAEARRFAGRGDTVILIGHAGHDEIEGTLGEAPERTILVESVADVANAHVEDPARVSYLTQTTLAVDETAAIIEALRARFPEIRGPASEDICYATTNRQHALTDVAAAADLVLVVGSDNSSNSRRLVEVAQRQGAAAHLVDDASDIRPDWLRDARVVGVTAGASAPPELVDGVVAALGGLGPVSVTERGEVRESVTFTMPPGIRTDPVRKDP; the protein is encoded by the coding sequence ATGAATCCGGTACTCGTCGCCGACGAGCTGTTGCGGAACGGTGAGGCCGCGATCGACTGCCCGGCGGGCGACCTGATCGTCGGCGAGCTGCGGCGCCGGGGCGTCGCCACCTTTCGCGGCCCGATCCGGCTCGACGTCGCTCCCGACGAGCGGGTGCTCGCGGCCGTCGTGCCCGGCACCGGCTCCGGGCTCGGCGTGGCAACGGCGTACGGCGACGACGAAGGATGGCTCGCCGCGTGGTCGGTGTCGGCCTCATGGCTGTCGGTGGCCGGGGCCCGCACCGTCCTGCTGCCCTCGCCGCGGTCGTTCTGCGCAGGTGTGGAACGGGCCATCGAGGTGGTCGAGCGGGTCCTCGAGCAGCGCGGCATCCCCGTGTACGTGCGACGGCAGATCGTGCACAACACCCACGTGGTGGCCGACCTGGAAGCGCGCGGCGCGGTGTTCGTCGACGAGCTCGACACCGTTCCCGACGGGGCCAGCGTGGTGTTCTCCGCACACGGGGTGGCGCCCGCCGTGCGCGACGAGGCGGCGCGCCGCGGCCTCGACGTGATCGATGCGACGTGCCCGCTCGTCGCGAAGGTCCACGCCGAGGCCCGGCGGTTCGCCGGCCGCGGCGACACGGTGATCCTCATCGGGCATGCGGGTCACGACGAGATCGAGGGCACGCTGGGCGAGGCCCCGGAGCGCACGATACTGGTGGAGTCCGTGGCTGACGTGGCGAACGCGCACGTCGAGGACCCGGCGCGGGTGTCGTACCTGACCCAGACCACCCTCGCCGTCGACGAGACGGCGGCGATCATCGAGGCCCTCAGGGCGCGGTTCCCCGAGATCCGCGGACCGGCGTCGGAGGACATCTGCTACGCCACCACCAACCGCCAGCATGCGCTCACCGACGTCGCCGCCGCGGCCGATCTCGTGCTGGTGGTCGGTTCGGACAACTCCTCGAACTCGCGCCGGCTCGTCGAGGTCGCCCAGCGACAGGGTGCGGCGGCCCACCTCGTCGACGACGCGAGCGACATCCGCCCGGACTGGCTGCGCGACGCGCGCGTCGTCGGCGTGACCGCCGGTGCGTCGGCCCCGCCGGAGCTGGTCGACGGGGTCGTCGCCGCGCTCGGCGGGCTCGGCCCGGTCTCCGTCACCGAGCGGGGCGAGGTCCGGGAATCGGTCACCTTCACCATGCCACCCGGCATCAGGACCGATCCTGTCCGGAAGGACCCATAG
- a CDS encoding response regulator transcription factor, translating to MRVALAEDGALFREGLVMLLEAAGHEVVGCTADGDSLVELLAKEPADIAILDIRMPPEPDGGLVTAERLRATHPGMGLLFLSHYAESHYLMRILQIGTESVGYRLKEKVGSVDVLSDTLTRIHSGEIVIEPVLARRLVERPRGERKGVISTLSERELDVLRLMAEGRSNNGIAGQLFVTPKAVEKHIASIFGKLSLHADITEHHRRVLAVLTYLRSQRNGD from the coding sequence ATGCGAGTAGCTCTTGCAGAGGACGGTGCTCTCTTCCGCGAGGGCCTGGTCATGCTTCTCGAGGCGGCGGGCCACGAGGTCGTCGGCTGCACCGCCGACGGCGACTCCCTCGTCGAACTGCTGGCCAAGGAACCGGCCGACATCGCGATCCTGGACATCCGGATGCCACCCGAGCCGGACGGCGGCCTGGTCACCGCGGAACGCCTGCGCGCCACGCACCCGGGCATGGGGTTGCTGTTCCTGTCCCACTACGCCGAGTCGCACTACCTGATGCGCATCCTGCAGATCGGGACGGAGTCCGTCGGGTACCGCCTCAAGGAGAAGGTCGGGAGCGTGGACGTCCTGAGCGACACGCTCACGCGGATCCACAGCGGTGAGATCGTCATCGAGCCGGTGCTCGCAAGGCGGCTGGTGGAGCGGCCGCGCGGGGAGCGGAAGGGGGTCATCTCCACGCTCTCCGAGCGCGAGCTCGACGTGCTGCGTCTCATGGCGGAAGGCCGGTCGAACAACGGAATCGCAGGGCAGCTGTTCGTCACGCCGAAGGCGGTCGAGAAGCACATCGCCAGCATCTTCGGGAAGCTGAGCCTGCACGCCGACATCACGGAGCACCACCGAAGGGTGCTGGCCGTGCTCACCTACCTGCGCTCGCAGCGCAACGGCGACTGA
- a CDS encoding ATP-binding protein, with product MTTVSGVASARRSAFAVAAYRVLLFACTAVSVMALAAGAIGWMASRAALIDWLGVQGVLDYGLSVLALVVAGVLVAGRDRSWSTRLLLLAMVASAGAFNVQAIAVVMVVDVVTGLQIGLIHQVLLPGIAVAAFVLALLGFPPEREARSGRSRTALVLAGAGLLLLAGLSTALLAPIVSCVLFFGYLGPVVGVMVLPGQIRGAPTATARTQARLLFSVVAVASAIAIVLAAVTLLMWATGWSSLLLLVDPTDEARGEPTALLFWFSRLAGIAIAGAVFVATRRGGLWNAERLFSRGLAAGLTAVLVGGGYCLVRTSTASLAGADGALLSAVLATVLAAVTLRPAYVWAERWTDRLLFGTRPTPYSVLAGITAFSRVTATDAPDLARVAEAVGRGLGATTCRLTVTRPGLRDRSYTWSEGAERDSGELVQVVVRHGTEAIGTLAVDYDAVGGLQQQRQHLLEDVADSLGAVLQASRYGIELERQLRAALAHASEIAASRRAVVAEMDGERRRIERDLHDGAQHHLVSLRLALGLVEHQVSTAQFGKARARLEQVSEQIDVAESVLAETAMGVSSPLLAERGLVRALEKELASGEPPVAVDAAGLDADCRFPQDVESAVYFCCLEAVNNARKHAQGATIGVRMCIEDGRLRFIVQDDGPGWDQTRASGSPGRGLRNVTTRISTVGGRIDVRSVPGQGTTVDGLVPLPGRAEPQPAVPSPVAAGVANRPAARDDAAEAPRPLIDQVRDAVREARERYRGTARADAVRVLAERLDAPLRIGVPGDGAGPVALVPTLTALGKGGTRDTGGAALIDATALDADAFVVPLRRGPAGDVLLPDRPLGTAWHRPAHAIGALLVDGPADEPAERAAIECAAVPDVRRLCHVVVPVAPSFAQAGLQLSDEHFRTLLARTEDDGGGFDDSVAEPLDEVATMPVAMVGTGQADRIRSAGRRAVPVGRGGAAQASVAPSADASERERPVPFGGAVVRFAVAEIRSGRAPTRQALAASLLRSSGLPRLREFMEDRLTRRADALKSRAVLLALEDLVRHEPPPVGGDGLRYRLDRIRSGAFELTELDVVDALRAGELDLPDGERPAVERLLGASGTDPRTRLGLVPGATEQDVARAAAEQLARWRRRAANPLARVELRTAADVLVQACERLLAGAAGRAG from the coding sequence GTGACGACCGTCTCCGGCGTCGCCAGTGCGCGGCGCAGCGCGTTCGCCGTCGCGGCGTACCGGGTGCTCCTGTTCGCCTGCACGGCGGTGTCGGTGATGGCGCTCGCCGCTGGTGCCATCGGGTGGATGGCGTCCAGGGCGGCGTTGATCGACTGGCTCGGTGTGCAGGGTGTCCTCGATTACGGCCTCAGCGTGCTCGCGCTCGTGGTTGCGGGGGTGTTGGTCGCCGGGAGGGACAGGAGCTGGTCGACAAGGCTGTTGCTGCTCGCGATGGTCGCGTCGGCAGGGGCGTTCAACGTGCAGGCGATCGCCGTCGTCATGGTGGTCGATGTGGTCACGGGCCTGCAGATCGGCCTGATCCACCAGGTGTTGCTCCCGGGGATCGCGGTCGCGGCCTTCGTCCTCGCGCTGCTGGGCTTTCCACCGGAGCGGGAGGCCCGGTCCGGCCGGTCGCGCACCGCACTCGTACTCGCGGGCGCCGGCTTGTTGTTGCTGGCCGGGCTCAGCACCGCGCTGCTGGCGCCCATCGTGAGCTGCGTGCTGTTCTTCGGGTACCTCGGGCCGGTCGTCGGGGTCATGGTCCTGCCGGGCCAGATCAGGGGCGCCCCGACGGCGACCGCGCGCACCCAGGCGCGGCTGCTGTTCAGCGTGGTCGCGGTTGCCTCCGCCATCGCGATCGTGCTCGCGGCGGTCACCCTGCTGATGTGGGCAACGGGATGGAGCAGCCTGCTGCTACTGGTGGACCCGACCGACGAGGCGCGCGGCGAGCCGACGGCGCTGCTGTTCTGGTTCTCCCGGCTGGCCGGGATCGCGATCGCGGGCGCGGTGTTCGTGGCGACCCGGCGGGGCGGCCTGTGGAACGCGGAGCGGCTGTTCAGCCGTGGGCTTGCGGCCGGGCTCACGGCGGTGCTGGTCGGTGGGGGCTACTGCCTGGTGCGCACCAGCACCGCGAGCCTCGCGGGCGCGGACGGCGCGCTGCTCTCCGCCGTGCTCGCGACCGTACTGGCCGCGGTGACGCTGCGTCCCGCCTACGTGTGGGCCGAACGCTGGACCGACCGGCTCCTCTTCGGCACCCGGCCCACCCCGTACAGCGTGCTCGCCGGGATCACGGCGTTCTCCCGCGTCACCGCGACGGACGCTCCGGACCTGGCGCGCGTGGCGGAGGCCGTGGGGCGCGGGCTGGGGGCAACCACCTGCCGGTTGACGGTCACCCGGCCCGGTCTGCGGGACCGCAGCTACACATGGAGCGAGGGAGCGGAGCGCGATTCGGGCGAGCTCGTCCAGGTGGTCGTCCGCCACGGGACGGAAGCCATCGGCACGCTGGCGGTGGACTACGACGCCGTCGGCGGCCTCCAGCAGCAGCGGCAGCACCTGCTGGAGGACGTCGCGGACAGCCTCGGCGCCGTGTTGCAGGCCAGCAGGTACGGCATCGAGCTGGAGCGGCAGCTGCGGGCCGCCCTCGCGCACGCGAGCGAGATCGCCGCGTCGCGGCGTGCCGTCGTCGCCGAGATGGACGGGGAGCGGCGGCGGATCGAGCGGGACCTGCACGACGGTGCGCAGCACCACCTCGTGTCGCTGCGGCTCGCGCTCGGCCTGGTGGAGCACCAGGTCTCCACGGCCCAGTTCGGCAAGGCGCGAGCACGGCTCGAGCAGGTCAGCGAGCAGATCGATGTGGCCGAGTCGGTGCTCGCGGAGACCGCCATGGGGGTGTCGTCACCACTGTTGGCCGAGCGGGGACTCGTCCGGGCGCTGGAGAAGGAGCTGGCGTCCGGCGAGCCACCGGTCGCGGTGGATGCGGCCGGCCTGGACGCGGACTGCCGGTTCCCGCAGGACGTCGAGTCCGCGGTGTACTTCTGCTGCCTCGAGGCGGTGAACAACGCGCGCAAGCACGCACAGGGCGCCACGATCGGGGTGCGCATGTGCATCGAGGACGGCAGGCTGCGCTTCATCGTGCAGGACGACGGCCCTGGCTGGGACCAGACCCGAGCGAGCGGCTCGCCGGGGCGGGGCCTGCGCAACGTCACCACCCGGATCTCCACGGTCGGGGGCCGGATCGACGTCCGGTCCGTTCCCGGGCAGGGCACCACGGTGGACGGCCTCGTCCCCCTTCCGGGGCGGGCTGAGCCGCAGCCCGCCGTCCCGTCCCCCGTCGCGGCGGGTGTCGCGAACCGCCCTGCTGCCCGGGACGATGCCGCCGAGGCGCCCCGTCCCCTCATCGACCAGGTACGCGACGCCGTGCGGGAGGCGCGGGAGCGCTACCGCGGCACCGCCCGCGCCGATGCCGTTCGCGTGCTCGCCGAGCGTCTCGACGCGCCGCTGCGGATCGGGGTGCCGGGCGACGGCGCCGGACCGGTGGCGCTCGTGCCGACGCTCACGGCGCTCGGCAAGGGCGGTACCCGCGACACCGGTGGGGCGGCGCTGATCGATGCCACGGCTCTGGACGCTGACGCGTTCGTCGTGCCCCTGCGCCGCGGCCCCGCCGGCGACGTGCTCCTGCCCGACCGGCCCCTCGGCACCGCATGGCATCGCCCTGCTCACGCGATCGGGGCGCTCCTCGTGGACGGACCGGCCGACGAGCCCGCCGAGCGAGCGGCGATCGAGTGCGCCGCGGTGCCGGACGTGCGGCGGCTGTGCCACGTCGTCGTGCCCGTGGCGCCCTCGTTCGCACAGGCGGGCCTGCAGCTGTCCGACGAGCACTTCCGGACCCTGCTGGCCCGGACCGAGGACGACGGCGGCGGCTTCGACGACAGCGTCGCCGAACCGTTGGACGAGGTGGCGACCATGCCCGTGGCGATGGTCGGCACCGGCCAGGCGGACCGGATCCGGTCCGCAGGGCGCCGTGCGGTCCCGGTCGGTCGCGGCGGGGCTGCGCAAGCGTCGGTCGCGCCTTCAGCGGATGCGTCCGAGCGGGAGCGGCCCGTCCCGTTCGGCGGTGCGGTCGTGCGGTTCGCCGTCGCGGAGATCAGGTCCGGGCGGGCTCCGACCCGGCAGGCGCTCGCTGCTTCGCTCCTGCGGAGCAGTGGCCTGCCCCGGTTGCGCGAGTTCATGGAGGACCGGCTGACCCGGCGCGCGGACGCGCTCAAGTCGCGTGCGGTGTTGCTGGCGCTGGAGGACCTGGTGCGGCACGAGCCGCCGCCGGTGGGCGGTGACGGGCTGCGCTACCGGCTGGACCGGATCCGTTCCGGGGCGTTCGAGCTCACGGAGCTGGACGTGGTGGACGCCCTGCGGGCGGGAGAGCTGGATCTCCCGGACGGCGAGCGCCCCGCCGTCGAGCGGTTGCTCGGCGCATCGGGAACCGATCCCCGTACGCGGCTCGGGCTCGTACCGGGTGCGACGGAGCAGGACGTCGCACGGGCGGCTGCCGAGCAGCTGGCCCGCTGGCGGCGTCGCGCGGCGAACCCGCTCGCGAGGGTGGAGCTGCGGACGGCGGCCGACGTGCTCGTACAGGCGTGCGAGCGGTTGTTGGCGGGTGCAGCAGGGCGCGCCGGGTGA
- a CDS encoding geranyl diphosphate 2-C-methyltransferase has translation MTTTSTDATSTDASVLRTDYQRAVAAYWNTNRNDPVNLELGHVDGLYHHHYGIGEYDPSVLEGPPETRDDRIIREMHRLETMQADVLLDNLGRIAPTDRLMDGGSGRGGTSFMAHQRFGCRVDGVTISEYQVGFANERASERGVDDTVRFHFRNMLDTGFDAGCMRGIWTNETTMYVDLFELYAEFSRLLSFGGRYVCITGCYNDVTGGRSKSVSRIDEHYTCNIHPRSEYFKAMAANGLVPINVLDLTGQTIPYWELRAKSPVATGIEEPFLTAYREGSFHYLLIAADRV, from the coding sequence ATGACCACGACGTCCACCGATGCGACGTCCACCGACGCGTCCGTGCTGCGCACCGACTACCAGCGCGCGGTCGCGGCGTATTGGAACACCAACCGAAACGACCCGGTCAACCTCGAGCTCGGCCACGTCGACGGCCTCTACCACCACCACTACGGCATCGGCGAGTACGACCCGTCCGTCCTCGAGGGACCGCCGGAGACCCGCGACGACCGCATCATTCGGGAGATGCACCGGCTGGAGACGATGCAGGCCGACGTCCTGCTCGACAACCTCGGCCGGATCGCGCCGACCGACCGCCTCATGGACGGCGGCTCCGGGAGGGGCGGCACGAGCTTCATGGCGCACCAGCGCTTCGGGTGCCGGGTCGACGGCGTGACGATCTCCGAGTACCAGGTCGGGTTCGCCAATGAACGGGCGTCGGAGCGCGGTGTGGACGACACCGTGCGCTTCCACTTCCGCAACATGCTCGACACCGGATTCGACGCGGGCTGCATGCGCGGCATCTGGACGAACGAGACCACCATGTACGTGGATCTGTTCGAACTCTACGCAGAATTCTCCCGTTTGTTGTCGTTCGGTGGGCGCTACGTGTGCATCACGGGCTGCTACAACGACGTCACCGGCGGCCGCTCGAAATCCGTGAGCCGGATCGACGAGCACTACACGTGCAACATCCATCCGCGCAGCGAGTACTTCAAGGCGATGGCCGCCAACGGACTCGTCCCGATCAACGTGCTCGACCTGACCGGGCAGACCATTCCGTACTGGGAGCTGCGCGCGAAGTCCCCCGTGGCCACCGGGATCGAGGAGCCCTTCCTGACCGCTTACCGGGAGGGCAGCTTCCACTACCTGCTCATCGCCGCCGACCGCGTCTGA
- a CDS encoding family 2B encapsulin nanocompartment shell protein: MTRAESTESSVNGRAEQSRLSLSTAAARNLATTTKSVPQMQEISSRWLLRMLPWVNVSGGTYRVNRRLTYLVGDGRVTFTTDGGEIRVVPGELGELGLLRGYDDQEVLSGLAGRFSQQEFAAGQTIAEFGSPADQMYLIAHGKVSKDGTGPYGNPVQLDVLADGEFFGEEALLDEEGIWEYTTRAMTDVTVLVLPRQAFNEMQERSATLQTHVEEYRDAAGKPQNKHGESEIALAAGHEGEALLPGTFVDYELAPREYQLSVAQTVLRVHTRVADLYNDPMNQLEQQLRLTIEALRERQEFELVNNRGFGLLHNADLRQRIHTRTGPPTPDDLDELLSKRRRTRFLLAHPRAIAAFGRECTRRGIYPTPVDVDGHQIPAWRGVPIFPCGKIPISRGESTHILAMRTGEEDQGVIGLNQVGIPDEYEPSLSVRFMGISEQAIMSYLVSAYYSLAVLVPDALGVLDNVELAHYGD, translated from the coding sequence GTGACTCGGGCTGAGTCGACGGAATCGAGTGTGAACGGTCGTGCAGAGCAGTCGCGCTTAAGTCTGAGCACTGCAGCCGCGCGGAACCTCGCGACCACGACCAAATCCGTGCCGCAGATGCAGGAGATCAGCTCGCGGTGGCTGCTGCGGATGCTCCCGTGGGTGAACGTGTCCGGTGGTACGTACCGGGTGAACCGGCGGCTCACCTATCTCGTCGGTGACGGGCGGGTGACCTTCACGACCGACGGCGGGGAGATCCGCGTCGTCCCCGGCGAGCTCGGGGAGCTCGGCCTGCTGCGTGGCTACGACGACCAGGAGGTCCTCTCGGGGCTCGCCGGCCGGTTCTCCCAGCAGGAGTTCGCGGCCGGCCAGACCATCGCCGAGTTCGGCTCGCCCGCCGATCAGATGTACCTCATCGCCCATGGCAAGGTCAGCAAGGACGGCACCGGCCCGTACGGCAACCCCGTTCAGCTGGACGTGCTGGCCGACGGGGAGTTCTTCGGCGAGGAGGCGCTCCTCGACGAGGAGGGCATCTGGGAGTACACGACGCGGGCGATGACCGACGTCACGGTGCTCGTGCTCCCGCGCCAGGCGTTCAACGAGATGCAGGAGCGGTCGGCCACTCTCCAGACCCACGTCGAGGAGTACCGCGACGCGGCGGGCAAACCGCAGAACAAGCACGGTGAGTCGGAGATCGCGCTGGCGGCCGGTCACGAGGGCGAGGCGCTGCTGCCCGGAACGTTCGTCGACTACGAGCTCGCGCCGCGCGAGTACCAGCTGAGCGTGGCCCAGACCGTCCTGCGGGTGCACACCCGCGTCGCCGACCTCTACAACGACCCGATGAACCAGCTCGAGCAGCAGCTGCGGCTCACCATCGAGGCCTTGCGCGAGCGCCAGGAGTTCGAGCTGGTCAACAACCGCGGGTTCGGCCTGCTCCACAACGCCGACCTGCGGCAGCGCATCCACACCCGCACCGGCCCGCCCACCCCCGACGACCTGGACGAGCTGCTGTCCAAGCGCCGCCGCACCCGGTTCCTGCTCGCCCACCCGAGGGCGATCGCCGCGTTCGGCCGCGAGTGCACGAGACGCGGCATCTACCCCACCCCGGTCGACGTCGACGGCCACCAGATCCCGGCGTGGCGCGGGGTGCCCATCTTCCCGTGCGGCAAGATCCCGATCTCGCGGGGCGAGTCCACCCACATCCTCGCCATGCGCACCGGCGAGGAGGACCAGGGCGTGATCGGCCTGAACCAGGTCGGGATCCCGGACGAGTACGAGCCCAGCCTGTCGGTGCGCTTCATGGGCATCAGCGAGCAGGCGATCATGTCCTACCTCGTCAGCGCGTACTACTCGCTCGCGGTGCTGGTGCCGGACGCGCTCGGCGTGCTCGACAACGTCGAGCTCGCCCACTACGGCGACTGA